In the genome of Pseudomonas fluorescens, the window CTCGTGGTACTCCAGGCTTCTCCGGTGCTGACCTGGCCAACCTGGTGAACGAGGCATCGTTGTTCGCTGCCCGTGCCGGCAAGCGCATCGTCGAGATGAAAGAGTTCGAACTGGCCAAAGACAAGATCATGATGGGCGCTGAGCGCAAGTCCATGGTCATGTCCGAGAAAGAAAAGCAGAACACGGCTTATCACGAAGCGGGCCACGCCATCGTGGGGCGTGTCGTGCCTGAGCATGATCCGGTGTACAAGGTGTCGATCATCCCGCGCGGTCGTGCGCTGGGTGTGACCATGTTCCTGCCGGAAGAAGATCGTTACAGCCTGTCCAAGCGTGCATTGATCAGCCAGATCTGCTCGCTGTACGGCGGTCGTATCGCTGAAGAAATGACCCTTGGCTTCGATGGCGTGACCACCGGTGCCTCCAACGACATCATGCGCGCCAGCCAGATTGCGCGGAACATGGTGACCAAGTGGGGTCTTTCGGAAAAACTCGGTCCGTTGATGTACGCCGAAGAGGAGGGTGAAGTGTTCCTCGGTCGCGGCGGTGGCGGTCAGAGTGCAAGCTTCTCTGGTGAGACAGCCAAGCTGATCGACTCCGAAGTGCGCAGCATCATCGATCAGTGCTACGGCACGGCGAAGCAGATTCTTACGGACAACCGTGACAAGCTCGATGCGATGGCCGATGCCTTGATGAAGTACGAAACGATCGATGCCGAGCAGATCGACGACATCATGGCGGGTCGTCCGCCTCGTGAGCCGCGCGACTGGTCGGGTGGCACGGGTACTTCCGGCACCCCGCCGGTGGTGCAGGATGAGCGTCCGGAAACACCGATCGGCGGTCCTGCTGCTGACGTATAAGGTTTGAAATGACTTCTGTTCAGTCCTCGACCCGGTTGCCTTGCGGCAACCGGGTTCTTGATTTGGCCCAGACGCATGTCATGGGTATTCTCAATGTCACTCCTGATTCTTTCTCCGATGGTGGCCAATACAGCCAGCTCGACGCGGCCATGCGCCACGCTGAGGCCATGGTGGCGGCCGGCGCGACGCTGATCGATGTCGGTGGCGAATCTACCCGTCCTGGTGCCAGGGCGGTGTCGCCACTGGAAGAGTTGGAGCGCGTAGCGCCCATTGTCGAGCGCATCAGTCGCGAACTGGACGTCATCATCTCGGTCGACACCTCCACACCAGCGGTCATGCGTGAAACTGCGCGCCTGGGTGCCGGGTTGATCAATGACGTGCGTTCGTTGCGTCGCGATGGCGCCCTGGATGCTGCGGCAGCCACCGGGTTACCGGTTTGCCTGATGCATATGCTTGGAGAGCCAGGCGATATGCAGGACAATCCGCAGTATCACGACGTTACAAGGGAAGTCGGTGAGTTTCTCGCCGAGCGCATGCATCAGTGTTCATTGGTGGGAATTGCGGCTGAGCGGATCATTCTTGACCCCGGCTTTGGCTTCGCCAAAACCTTGCAGCACAATCTGAGTTTGTTCAGACA includes:
- the folP gene encoding dihydropteroate synthase is translated as MTSVQSSTRLPCGNRVLDLAQTHVMGILNVTPDSFSDGGQYSQLDAAMRHAEAMVAAGATLIDVGGESTRPGARAVSPLEELERVAPIVERISRELDVIISVDTSTPAVMRETARLGAGLINDVRSLRRDGALDAAAATGLPVCLMHMLGEPGDMQDNPQYHDVTREVGEFLAERMHQCSLVGIAAERIILDPGFGFAKTLQHNLSLFRHMEALHALGRPLLVGVSRKSMIGQALNRPVGDRLYGGLALAALASVKGARILRVHDVAETMDVVRMIAAVESAE